One genomic region from Ovis canadensis isolate MfBH-ARS-UI-01 breed Bighorn chromosome 6, ARS-UI_OviCan_v2, whole genome shotgun sequence encodes:
- the LARP7 gene encoding la-related protein 7 isoform X2, which yields METESGNKEKAMEESIEKKKEVEKKKRSRVKQVLADIVKQVDFWFGDANLHKDRFLREQIEKSRDGYVDISLLVSFNKMKKLTTDGKLIARALKSSAVVELDLEGTRIRRKKPLGERPKDEDERTVYVELLPKNVNHSWIERVFGKCGNVVYISIPHYKSTGDPKGFAFVEFETKEQAAKAIEFLNNPPEEAPRKPGVFPKTVKNKPIPALTVTEKKKKKKKKGRTKKDDNIQTKESNMDASNESVCKKRSRTTSESSEVEVTEPQKQPTKKKKKREKTEGSSLPLVKAGKRKRSSSEDADCLTPKAKVKKVSQKDHVKKEAPEVCKESKELEVSTEEEKDTGDIKDGSLLKAKRKHKKKHKERHKMGEEVIPLRVLSKTEWLDLKKEYLALQKASMASLKKTISQIKSQSEMETNGVPTNSGMKNEKTNSEECGPQEKVNAAGPQFVSGVIVKIISTEPLPGRKQVKDTLAAISEVVYVDLLEGDTECHARFKTPEDAQAVVTAHSEIKKKHCWKLEILSGDHEQRYWQKILVDRQAKLNQPREKKRGTEKLITKAEKIRLEKTQQASQHIRFSEYD from the exons atggaaactgaaagtggaaataaagaaaaggcaatggaagaaagcatagaaaagaaaaaagaagtggagaaaaagaaacggTCTAGAGTTAAACAGGTGCTTGCAGATATTGTGAAGCAAGTGGACTTCTGGTTTGGAGATGCAAATCTCCACAAGGATAGATTTCTTCGAGAGCAGATAGAAAAATCTAGAGATGGTT ATGTTGATATATCACTTCTTGTGTcattcaacaaaatgaaaaaattgacCACAGATGGAAAGTTAATAGCCAGAGCACTAAAAAGTTCTGCTGTTGTAGAG ctggatttagaaggcaCCAGAATCAGGAGGAAAAAGCCACTGGGTGAAAGACCAAAGGATGAGGATGAGCGGACTGTGTATGTG GAACTACTTCCCAAAAATGTTAACCACAGCTGGATTGAGAGAGTATTTGGGAAATGTGGCAATGTTGTTTATATAAGTATACCACATTATAAGTCTACTGGGGACCCAAAGGGATTTGCCTTCGTGGAATTTGAAACAAAAGAACAAGCTGCAAAAGCTATTGAG tttcttaataACCCACCAGAGGAAGCACCAAGAAAACCTGGTGTATTTCCCAAGACAGTGAAAAACAAGCCCATTCCAGCTCTCACAGTAACTG aaaagaaaaagaaaaagaagaagaaaggccgAACAAAGAAAGACGACAATATCCAGACCAAGGAGTCAAATATGGACGCAAGCAACGAAAGTGTCTGTAAGAAAAGATCAAGGACCACATCTGAGAGCTCTGAAGTAGAGGTTACTGAACCCCAAAAGCAacccacaaagaaaaagaaaaaacgagAAAAAACCGAAGGATCCAGCTTACCTTTAGTCAAAGcagggaagaggaaaagaagcaGCTCTGAAGATGCTGACTGCCTCACTCCCAAAGCGAAGGTTAAGAAAGTGTCTCAGAAAGACCACGTTAAAAAAGAAGCTCCAGAAGTTTGTAAAGAAAGCAAAG AATTAGAAGTCTCTACGGAAGAGGAAAAGGATACTGGAGATATAAAGGACGGATCCCtactgaaagcaaaaagaaagcatAAGAAAAAACATAAAGAGAGGCATAAAATGGGAGAAGAGGTTATTCCATTACGAGTACTATCAAA AACAGAATGGTTGGATTTGAAGAAAGAGTATTTAGCACTGCAAAAAGCCAGCatggcttctttaaaaaaaacaatatccCAGATAAAATCACaatcagaaatggaaacaaatggaGTACCTACTAATTccggaatgaaaaatgaaaaaa CAAACAGTGAAGAGTGTGGTCCTCAGGAGAAAGTTAATGCAGCAGGACCACAGTTTGTGAGTGGTGTGATTGTGAAGATCATTAGCACCGAGCCTTTACCTGGCAGGAAACAAGTCAAG GATACTTTGGCAGCAATCTCAGAAGTTGTTTATGTTGATTTGCTGGAAGGAGATACAGAATGCCATGCTAGATTTAAAACTCCTGAGGATGCTCAAGCAGTAGTAACTGCACATtcggaaattaaaaagaaacactgcTGGAAACTAGAGATTCTTTCTG gtgATCATGAACAGAGGTATTGGCAGAAGATTTTGGTAGATAGGCAGGCCAAACTTAATCAACCtcgtgaaaagaaaagaggcactGAGAAG
- the LARP7 gene encoding la-related protein 7 isoform X1 — protein sequence METESGNKEKAMEESIEKKKEVEKKKRSRVKQVLADIVKQVDFWFGDANLHKDRFLREQIEKSRDGYVDISLLVSFNKMKKLTTDGKLIARALKSSAVVELDLEGTRIRRKKPLGERPKDEDERTVYVELLPKNVNHSWIERVFGKCGNVVYISIPHYKSTGDPKGFAFVEFETKEQAAKAIEFLNNPPEEAPRKPGVFPKTVKNKPIPALTVTEEKKKKKKKKGRTKKDDNIQTKESNMDASNESVCKKRSRTTSESSEVEVTEPQKQPTKKKKKREKTEGSSLPLVKAGKRKRSSSEDADCLTPKAKVKKVSQKDHVKKEAPEVCKESKELEVSTEEEKDTGDIKDGSLLKAKRKHKKKHKERHKMGEEVIPLRVLSKTEWLDLKKEYLALQKASMASLKKTISQIKSQSEMETNGVPTNSGMKNEKTNSEECGPQEKVNAAGPQFVSGVIVKIISTEPLPGRKQVKDTLAAISEVVYVDLLEGDTECHARFKTPEDAQAVVTAHSEIKKKHCWKLEILSGDHEQRYWQKILVDRQAKLNQPREKKRGTEKLITKAEKIRLEKTQQASQHIRFSEYD from the exons atggaaactgaaagtggaaataaagaaaaggcaatggaagaaagcatagaaaagaaaaaagaagtggagaaaaagaaacggTCTAGAGTTAAACAGGTGCTTGCAGATATTGTGAAGCAAGTGGACTTCTGGTTTGGAGATGCAAATCTCCACAAGGATAGATTTCTTCGAGAGCAGATAGAAAAATCTAGAGATGGTT ATGTTGATATATCACTTCTTGTGTcattcaacaaaatgaaaaaattgacCACAGATGGAAAGTTAATAGCCAGAGCACTAAAAAGTTCTGCTGTTGTAGAG ctggatttagaaggcaCCAGAATCAGGAGGAAAAAGCCACTGGGTGAAAGACCAAAGGATGAGGATGAGCGGACTGTGTATGTG GAACTACTTCCCAAAAATGTTAACCACAGCTGGATTGAGAGAGTATTTGGGAAATGTGGCAATGTTGTTTATATAAGTATACCACATTATAAGTCTACTGGGGACCCAAAGGGATTTGCCTTCGTGGAATTTGAAACAAAAGAACAAGCTGCAAAAGCTATTGAG tttcttaataACCCACCAGAGGAAGCACCAAGAAAACCTGGTGTATTTCCCAAGACAGTGAAAAACAAGCCCATTCCAGCTCTCACAGTAACTG aagaaaagaaaaagaaaaagaagaagaaaggccgAACAAAGAAAGACGACAATATCCAGACCAAGGAGTCAAATATGGACGCAAGCAACGAAAGTGTCTGTAAGAAAAGATCAAGGACCACATCTGAGAGCTCTGAAGTAGAGGTTACTGAACCCCAAAAGCAacccacaaagaaaaagaaaaaacgagAAAAAACCGAAGGATCCAGCTTACCTTTAGTCAAAGcagggaagaggaaaagaagcaGCTCTGAAGATGCTGACTGCCTCACTCCCAAAGCGAAGGTTAAGAAAGTGTCTCAGAAAGACCACGTTAAAAAAGAAGCTCCAGAAGTTTGTAAAGAAAGCAAAG AATTAGAAGTCTCTACGGAAGAGGAAAAGGATACTGGAGATATAAAGGACGGATCCCtactgaaagcaaaaagaaagcatAAGAAAAAACATAAAGAGAGGCATAAAATGGGAGAAGAGGTTATTCCATTACGAGTACTATCAAA AACAGAATGGTTGGATTTGAAGAAAGAGTATTTAGCACTGCAAAAAGCCAGCatggcttctttaaaaaaaacaatatccCAGATAAAATCACaatcagaaatggaaacaaatggaGTACCTACTAATTccggaatgaaaaatgaaaaaa CAAACAGTGAAGAGTGTGGTCCTCAGGAGAAAGTTAATGCAGCAGGACCACAGTTTGTGAGTGGTGTGATTGTGAAGATCATTAGCACCGAGCCTTTACCTGGCAGGAAACAAGTCAAG GATACTTTGGCAGCAATCTCAGAAGTTGTTTATGTTGATTTGCTGGAAGGAGATACAGAATGCCATGCTAGATTTAAAACTCCTGAGGATGCTCAAGCAGTAGTAACTGCACATtcggaaattaaaaagaaacactgcTGGAAACTAGAGATTCTTTCTG gtgATCATGAACAGAGGTATTGGCAGAAGATTTTGGTAGATAGGCAGGCCAAACTTAATCAACCtcgtgaaaagaaaagaggcactGAGAAG